Proteins found in one Stigmatella erecta genomic segment:
- the fdhD gene encoding formate dehydrogenase accessory sulfurtransferase FdhD: MRFASGKATPSELDAVAVEEPLEIRVSGDTVAITMRTPGQDRELAAGFLFSEGILRSSEDLGGLAHCGHPGKEGWGNIIEVTPAPGLVLDLEKLSAARRGTLTTSACGVCGRRSVEDLMAVCTPVPPGAVLSPKVIARATDRLKEVQLNFARTGGMHAAAALDAKGELLAAAEDVGRHNAVDKVVGELVLEGTLRSARAPTPLLNPSPKRQPGVLVVSGRASFEIVQKAAMARIPVVASVSAASSLAVDLAERSGITLATFVRNGRYNVYTHPERLGLE; encoded by the coding sequence ATGCGGTTCGCGTCGGGGAAGGCAACGCCCTCGGAGCTGGACGCGGTGGCGGTGGAGGAGCCGCTGGAGATCCGCGTGAGCGGGGACACGGTGGCCATCACGATGCGGACACCGGGCCAGGACCGCGAGCTGGCGGCGGGCTTCCTCTTCTCCGAGGGCATCCTCCGCTCCTCGGAGGACCTGGGCGGGCTCGCGCACTGCGGCCACCCCGGCAAAGAGGGCTGGGGCAACATCATCGAGGTGACGCCCGCCCCGGGGCTGGTGCTGGACCTCGAAAAGCTCAGCGCCGCCCGGCGGGGCACGCTGACGACGTCGGCGTGTGGCGTCTGCGGAAGGCGCAGCGTGGAGGACCTGATGGCGGTCTGCACGCCGGTGCCGCCCGGCGCGGTGCTCTCGCCCAAGGTGATTGCCCGGGCCACGGACCGGCTGAAGGAAGTGCAGCTCAACTTCGCCCGGACGGGCGGCATGCACGCCGCGGCGGCGCTCGACGCCAAGGGCGAGCTGCTGGCGGCGGCCGAGGACGTGGGGCGGCACAACGCGGTGGACAAAGTCGTGGGCGAGCTGGTGCTGGAGGGCACGCTGCGCTCCGCGCGGGCGCCCACGCCCCTGCTCAATCCCAGCCCCAAACGCCAGCCGGGGGTGCTGGTGGTGAGCGGGCGGGCGAGCTTCGAAATCGTGCAGAAGGCGGCGATGGCGAGGATTCCGGTCGTGGCCAGCGTATCCGCGGCCAGCTCGCTCGCGGTGGACCTGGCGGAGCGCTCCGGGATTACCCTCGCCACGTTCGTGAGAAATGGACGCTACAACGTCTACACGCACCCGGAGCGCCTGGGCCTCGAGTGA
- a CDS encoding helix-turn-helix transcriptional regulator: MDKELASTIGAAARAARMRLELTQADVAERIDVATEVYGRLERGGMLPSVQTLLKLCHELNVSSDELLGLAQLSPVNRVSEAPSPPAERPEIRRLLRSMRQLDPAHIKLLGLVAKALLRR, from the coding sequence ATGGACAAAGAACTCGCATCGACAATCGGCGCTGCGGCGCGTGCCGCCCGGATGCGCCTGGAGCTGACACAGGCAGACGTGGCGGAGCGCATCGACGTGGCGACGGAGGTGTACGGGCGTCTCGAGCGCGGGGGCATGCTTCCCAGCGTCCAGACCCTGCTGAAGCTGTGCCACGAGCTGAACGTCTCCTCCGATGAGCTGCTGGGCCTGGCGCAGCTCAGCCCCGTCAACCGCGTCTCGGAAGCGCCCTCACCCCCGGCCGAGCGGCCGGAGATCCGCCGGCTGCTGCGCAGCATGCGCCAGCTGGATCCGGCTCACATCAAGCTGCTGGGGCTGGTGGCCAAGGCGCTGCTGCGCCGCTGA
- the gyrB gene encoding DNA topoisomerase (ATP-hydrolyzing) subunit B, whose translation MDKTPSTGATPAPLPVEYGAESITKLEGREAVRKRPGMYIGDTMTYGLHKLVYEVVDNAVDEALAGYCTDIEVAIHVDGSLSVQDNGRGIPVGPHPDPKFHDKDTVDVVLTELHAGSKFGNGAYKVSGGLHGVGVTCVNFLSEWLKVRIQRNGKVYEQSYSRGIADGKVKEVGTTDKRGTLVWFKPDTQVMEIVDFDFETLSQRLRELAFLNAGLHITIRDERTNKDHDFKFEGGISSFVEYLNKSKQALHDKPIFVRSEKEGVALELAMQWNDGYDERIYTFANNINTHEGGSHLSGFKAALTRTLNSYAEKSGLWKDLKETPTGEDAREGLAAVISVKLSNPQFEGQTKTKLGNSEIKGLVEQMVNDQLATYLEENPVNGKKVVAKIGDACRARIAARKARETVRRKGILDGGGLPGKLADCQSRDPNESELYIVEGDSAGGSAKQGRDRRNQAILPLRGKILNVEKARFEKMLTSAEIITLITALGTGIGAEDYDPAKARYHRIILMTDADVDGSHIRTLLLTFFFRQMRELLDLGYLYIAQPPLYKVTRNKKDLYVKDERALNEYLLRIAAEHSRVVTPHGELGGSELKTLLEKVITYEERLEKQAKRRDARVVDALVQAARVKAETLADEKGLEAEVERMYADFRKRMPDVLGRMKHERRDDPEHHTKKLVFHTDMNGSMRETVLDHAFLTSPEYLELVALREAVSGMGRPPYTVKVADGEVLAFSVQEVLAVVRKDAQKGLGLQRYKGLGEMNPEQLWDTTMNPATRTLLQVQLKDAVECDGIFSLLMGEAVEPRREFIERNALDVQNLDI comes from the coding sequence ATGGATAAGACCCCCTCTACCGGTGCCACTCCGGCCCCGTTGCCCGTGGAGTATGGGGCCGAGAGCATCACCAAGCTCGAGGGCCGGGAGGCTGTCCGCAAGCGCCCCGGCATGTACATCGGCGACACCATGACGTACGGGCTCCACAAGCTCGTCTACGAGGTGGTGGACAACGCGGTGGACGAGGCGCTGGCGGGCTACTGCACGGACATCGAGGTGGCCATTCACGTGGACGGCTCGCTGAGCGTCCAGGACAACGGCCGAGGCATTCCCGTGGGGCCGCACCCGGATCCGAAGTTCCACGACAAGGACACCGTGGACGTGGTGCTCACGGAGTTGCACGCGGGCAGCAAGTTCGGCAACGGCGCCTACAAGGTCTCCGGCGGTCTGCACGGCGTGGGCGTCACGTGCGTGAACTTCCTGTCCGAGTGGCTCAAGGTGCGCATCCAGCGCAACGGCAAGGTGTACGAGCAGTCGTACTCCCGGGGCATCGCCGACGGGAAGGTGAAGGAGGTCGGCACCACCGACAAGCGCGGCACCCTGGTGTGGTTCAAGCCGGACACCCAGGTGATGGAAATCGTCGACTTCGACTTCGAGACGCTGAGCCAGCGCCTGCGCGAGCTGGCGTTCCTCAACGCCGGGCTGCACATCACCATCCGGGACGAGCGCACGAACAAGGATCATGACTTCAAGTTCGAGGGCGGCATCAGCTCGTTCGTGGAGTACCTGAACAAGTCCAAGCAGGCCCTGCACGACAAGCCCATCTTCGTGCGCTCCGAGAAGGAGGGCGTGGCGCTGGAGCTGGCCATGCAGTGGAACGATGGCTACGACGAGCGCATCTACACCTTCGCCAACAACATCAACACGCACGAGGGTGGCAGCCACCTGTCCGGGTTCAAGGCGGCGCTGACGCGCACGCTCAACAGCTACGCGGAGAAGAGCGGGCTGTGGAAGGACCTGAAGGAGACGCCCACGGGCGAGGATGCGCGCGAGGGGCTCGCGGCCGTCATCTCCGTGAAGCTGTCCAACCCCCAGTTCGAGGGGCAGACCAAGACGAAGCTGGGCAACAGCGAAATCAAGGGTCTCGTCGAGCAGATGGTGAATGATCAGCTCGCCACCTACCTGGAGGAGAACCCCGTCAACGGCAAGAAGGTCGTCGCGAAGATTGGCGACGCGTGCCGGGCGCGCATCGCGGCGCGCAAGGCGCGCGAGACGGTGCGCCGCAAGGGCATCCTGGATGGCGGCGGCCTGCCGGGAAAGCTGGCCGACTGCCAGAGCCGGGATCCGAACGAGAGCGAGCTCTACATCGTCGAGGGTGACTCCGCAGGTGGCTCGGCCAAGCAGGGGCGCGACCGGCGCAACCAGGCCATCCTCCCCTTGCGCGGCAAGATTCTCAACGTGGAGAAGGCCCGCTTCGAGAAGATGCTGACGAGCGCGGAGATCATCACGCTCATCACGGCGCTGGGCACGGGCATCGGCGCGGAGGATTATGATCCGGCCAAGGCGCGCTACCACCGCATCATCCTGATGACGGACGCCGACGTGGACGGCAGCCACATCCGCACGCTCCTCTTGACGTTCTTCTTCCGGCAGATGCGCGAGCTGCTCGACCTGGGCTACCTCTACATCGCCCAGCCGCCGCTCTATAAGGTGACGCGCAACAAGAAGGACCTGTACGTCAAGGACGAGCGGGCGCTCAACGAGTACCTGCTGCGCATCGCCGCGGAGCACTCGCGGGTGGTGACGCCCCACGGCGAGCTGGGCGGCAGCGAGCTGAAGACGCTCCTGGAGAAGGTCATCACCTACGAGGAGCGGCTGGAGAAGCAGGCCAAGCGGCGCGACGCGCGGGTGGTGGACGCGCTGGTGCAGGCGGCGCGCGTGAAGGCGGAGACGCTCGCGGACGAGAAGGGGCTGGAGGCGGAGGTGGAGCGCATGTACGCCGACTTCCGCAAGCGGATGCCGGACGTGCTGGGCCGCATGAAGCACGAGCGCCGGGATGATCCGGAGCACCACACGAAGAAGCTGGTGTTCCACACGGACATGAACGGCAGCATGCGCGAGACGGTGCTGGACCACGCCTTCCTGACGTCGCCGGAGTACCTGGAGCTGGTGGCGCTGCGCGAGGCCGTCTCGGGGATGGGCCGGCCGCCGTACACCGTGAAGGTGGCGGACGGGGAGGTGCTGGCCTTCTCGGTGCAGGAGGTGCTGGCCGTGGTGCGCAAGGACGCGCAGAAGGGGCTGGGCCTGCAGCGCTACAAGGGACTGGGCGAGATGAACCCGGAGCAGCTCTGGGACACGACCATGAACCCGGCCACGCGCACGCTCCTGCAGGTGCAGCTCAAGGACGCGGTGGAGTGCGACGGCATCTTCTCGCTGCTCATGGGCGAGGCGGTGGAGCCGCGGCGCGAGTTCATCGAGAGGAACGCGCTCGACGTGCAGAACCTGGACATCTGA
- a CDS encoding response regulator translates to MADLRNATILNVNDDNASRYVASRILEMGGYRVIEASTGYEALRLAAQHRPDLIILDVKLPDIIGYEVASRLRASPDTASISVLHTSATFITPDKRVQGLDAGADGYLTQPFEPTELIATVRSLLRLRHAERELRVRADQLTAADRRKDEFLAMLAHELRNPLAAIMTAIGILERKPTEDVKEARMRSIIQRQTHHLARLVDDLLDVSRITRGKVELRRERLDVLSVLQQVMALIRPVAEGRGLRLESTLHEGPLWVEGDPTRLEQIFMNLLDNAAKYTDAGGHIAVQAYPEGVDGSARAVVRVRDTGIGIPSHKLPDIFELFNQADESLERSRGGLGIGLTLVRNLVELHGGTIGATSGGAGQGSEFVVKLPLGPALSVMNGQPVPAPGIARHRRILLVEDNSDARQALKDLLELWGHQVQVAQDGMEGVALALEVRPDLALVDIGLPGLDGYRVAEELRARAGRNIRLVAITGYGGPEDRSRAHQAGFDHHMVKPVKPDELNRLLMNL, encoded by the coding sequence GTGGCTGATCTGCGCAACGCCACCATTCTCAACGTCAACGACGACAACGCCAGCCGCTACGTCGCCAGCCGCATCCTCGAGATGGGCGGCTACCGCGTCATCGAGGCCAGCACCGGCTACGAGGCCTTGCGGCTCGCCGCGCAGCACCGCCCGGACCTCATCATCCTGGACGTGAAGCTGCCGGACATCATCGGCTACGAGGTGGCCTCGCGCCTGCGCGCCAGCCCCGACACGGCCTCCATCTCCGTGCTGCACACCTCCGCCACCTTCATCACCCCGGACAAGCGCGTGCAGGGCCTGGACGCGGGCGCGGACGGCTACCTCACCCAGCCCTTCGAGCCCACGGAGCTCATCGCCACCGTGCGCAGCCTGCTGCGCCTGCGCCACGCGGAGCGCGAGCTGCGCGTGCGCGCCGACCAGCTCACCGCCGCGGACCGCCGCAAGGACGAGTTCCTCGCCATGCTCGCCCACGAGCTGCGCAACCCCCTGGCCGCCATCATGACGGCCATCGGCATCCTGGAGCGCAAGCCCACCGAGGACGTGAAGGAAGCGCGCATGCGCTCCATCATCCAGCGGCAGACGCACCACCTGGCCCGGCTCGTGGACGACCTGCTGGATGTCAGCCGCATTACCCGGGGCAAGGTGGAGCTGCGCCGGGAGCGGCTGGATGTCCTGTCCGTGCTCCAGCAAGTCATGGCCCTCATCCGCCCCGTGGCCGAGGGGCGGGGGCTGCGCCTGGAGAGCACGCTGCACGAGGGCCCCCTGTGGGTGGAGGGGGACCCCACGCGCCTGGAGCAGATCTTCATGAACCTGCTCGACAACGCGGCCAAGTACACGGACGCCGGGGGCCACATCGCCGTGCAGGCCTACCCAGAGGGCGTGGACGGCAGCGCCCGGGCCGTGGTGCGCGTCCGGGACACGGGCATCGGCATTCCCAGCCACAAGCTGCCCGACATCTTCGAGCTGTTCAACCAGGCGGACGAATCCCTGGAGCGCTCGCGCGGCGGCCTCGGCATCGGGCTGACCCTGGTGCGCAACCTGGTGGAGCTGCACGGGGGCACCATCGGCGCCACCAGCGGCGGCGCCGGCCAGGGCAGCGAGTTCGTGGTGAAGCTGCCCCTGGGCCCGGCCCTGTCCGTGATGAACGGCCAGCCGGTCCCGGCCCCGGGCATCGCCCGCCACCGGCGCATCCTGCTGGTGGAGGACAACTCGGACGCGCGCCAGGCGCTCAAGGACCTGCTGGAGCTGTGGGGCCACCAGGTGCAGGTGGCGCAGGATGGGATGGAGGGCGTGGCCCTGGCGCTGGAGGTCCGCCCGGACCTGGCGCTGGTGGACATCGGGCTGCCGGGGCTGGACGGGTACCGGGTGGCGGAGGAGCTACGGGCCCGGGCCGGGCGGAACATCCGCCTGGTGGCCATCACCGGCTACGGAGGCCCCGAGGATCGCTCGCGCGCGCACCAGGCGGGTTTCGACCACCACATGGTCAAGCCCGTGAAACCGGACGAGCTCAACCGGCTGTTGATGAACCTGTGA
- a CDS encoding ATP-binding protein, with translation MTAAPFASRLLDALSREVALVCDPGGTITWADARAESILGAQKGKRLRGLAAQGTEEKVDRLLLQACEERVEGWELILCAGGSKPTTFAFRAQPYEGQVVMVGSLVPEDYGAALSQVSSTLSELSALHRETERQQRELQRRADELQRLNRELEESNRGVRSLHAALDEKAESLQRAAEVKGRVVANVSHEFRTPLHSILGLSKVLLNPLNGPLTAEQEKQVQFVRTSAEALYDLVNDLLDLSKIEAGKAVLRPNRFVAGDFVSAMRGMMRPLLPPESPVEIIFPESPSTVELETDEAKLSQVLRNLVSNAVKFTEQGTIAIQVRQGPRDTVCFSVKDTGIGIPPEYQERIFEEFIQVETPLHKKVKGTGLGLPLARRLTEMLGGTLTVQSVEGKGSTFTVTIPRVHPEVKEMVGLAERGQHLDPARAPVLVLEDDRQTLFLYEKYLERSGFQVIAVRTVEEARRTVQRVRPAAMVLDVMLEGETSWGFLAEMKSQEDTRDIPILVVTITDREQKARALGADEFWLKPVEPDRLRRKLDELAHRGPVERILIIDDDEVHRYLLKQLLKDTHYVLMEASGGRDGVQLARDKAPHLIFLDFLLQDMTAFDVLDQLKADPRTREIPVILHTSQELKENERSRLAQETAAILAKHTLSREVAIARIRDALAKAGLGTRIEEREVRRG, from the coding sequence ATGACGGCTGCCCCATTCGCCTCACGCCTGCTCGATGCGTTGAGCCGGGAAGTGGCGCTCGTATGTGACCCCGGCGGAACCATCACCTGGGCGGATGCCCGGGCGGAGAGCATCCTCGGGGCGCAGAAGGGCAAGCGGCTGCGGGGGCTGGCGGCCCAGGGCACCGAGGAGAAGGTGGACCGGCTGCTGCTCCAGGCCTGCGAGGAGCGCGTGGAGGGCTGGGAGCTCATCCTGTGCGCCGGCGGGAGCAAGCCCACCACCTTCGCCTTCCGCGCCCAGCCCTACGAGGGCCAGGTGGTGATGGTGGGCAGCCTGGTGCCGGAGGACTACGGCGCGGCGCTCTCCCAGGTCAGCTCCACGCTCAGCGAGCTGTCCGCGCTCCACCGGGAGACGGAGCGCCAGCAGCGCGAGCTGCAGCGCCGCGCGGACGAGCTGCAGCGGCTCAACCGCGAGCTGGAGGAGTCCAACCGCGGCGTGCGCAGCCTGCACGCGGCCCTGGACGAGAAGGCCGAGAGCCTCCAGCGGGCCGCCGAGGTGAAGGGCCGCGTGGTGGCCAACGTCAGCCACGAGTTCCGCACCCCGCTGCACTCCATCCTCGGCCTGTCCAAGGTGCTGCTCAACCCGCTCAACGGGCCGCTCACCGCCGAGCAGGAGAAGCAGGTCCAGTTCGTCCGCACCTCCGCCGAGGCGCTCTACGACCTGGTGAACGACTTGCTGGACCTCTCCAAGATCGAGGCGGGCAAGGCGGTGCTGCGCCCCAACCGCTTCGTGGCGGGCGACTTCGTCAGCGCGATGCGCGGCATGATGCGGCCGCTGCTGCCACCCGAGTCCCCGGTGGAGATCATCTTCCCGGAGAGCCCCTCGACGGTGGAGCTGGAGACCGACGAGGCCAAGCTCAGCCAGGTGCTGCGCAACCTCGTCTCCAACGCGGTGAAGTTCACCGAGCAGGGCACCATCGCCATCCAGGTGAGACAGGGGCCGCGCGACACGGTGTGCTTCAGCGTGAAGGACACCGGCATCGGCATTCCCCCGGAGTACCAGGAGCGCATCTTCGAGGAGTTCATCCAGGTGGAGACGCCGCTGCACAAGAAGGTGAAGGGCACCGGCCTGGGCCTGCCCTTGGCGCGCCGCCTCACGGAGATGCTGGGCGGCACGCTCACCGTGCAGAGCGTGGAGGGCAAGGGCTCCACCTTCACCGTCACCATCCCCCGCGTCCACCCCGAGGTGAAGGAGATGGTGGGGCTCGCCGAACGCGGCCAGCACCTGGACCCCGCGCGCGCGCCCGTGCTGGTGCTGGAGGACGACCGGCAGACGCTCTTTCTCTACGAGAAGTACCTGGAGCGCTCCGGCTTCCAGGTCATCGCGGTGCGCACCGTGGAGGAGGCGCGCCGCACCGTCCAGCGCGTGCGCCCCGCCGCCATGGTGCTGGACGTGATGCTGGAGGGCGAGACGAGCTGGGGCTTCCTCGCGGAGATGAAGAGCCAGGAGGACACCCGGGACATCCCCATCCTGGTGGTCACCATCACCGACCGCGAGCAGAAGGCGCGCGCCCTGGGCGCCGATGAGTTCTGGCTCAAGCCCGTGGAGCCCGACCGGCTCCGGCGCAAGCTGGATGAGCTGGCCCACCGCGGCCCCGTCGAGCGCATCCTCATCATCGACGACGACGAGGTACACCGCTACCTGCTCAAGCAGCTGCTCAAGGACACCCACTACGTGCTGATGGAGGCCAGCGGCGGCCGGGATGGCGTGCAGCTGGCCCGGGACAAGGCCCCCCACCTCATCTTCCTGGACTTCCTCTTGCAGGACATGACGGCGTTCGACGTGCTGGACCAGCTGAAGGCGGACCCGCGCACGCGCGAGATTCCCGTCATCCTCCACACCTCCCAGGAGCTGAAGGAGAACGAGCGCTCGCGCCTGGCCCAGGAGACCGCGGCCATCCTCGCCAAGCACACCCTGAGCCGCGAGGTGGCCATCGCGCGCATCCGCGATGCCCTGGCCAAGGCGGGACTGGGCACCCGCATCGAGGAGCGAGAGGTACGCCGTGGCTGA
- a CDS encoding cobalamin B12-binding domain-containing protein: protein MRPSVETDPLAQLQKRYLAAQLAGDRREALRLLVDEGLLQGIPLQDLHLKVIQPAQYEIGRLWQENHISVAQEHLATAISQLALSHLYRHLPRDPSNGKVIMLSCVEGELHEVGARMAADFLEMAGFDVRFLGANVPSHHLVRMVREQTPDLLALSVTMTYHLPALRDAVAVVREAVPHLPIAVGGLAFSWVPGLEKELDVAFFGKDARELVASACKTLGV from the coding sequence ATGCGCCCTTCCGTAGAAACCGATCCTCTCGCCCAGCTCCAGAAGCGCTATCTGGCTGCCCAGCTGGCGGGGGATCGCCGCGAGGCGCTGCGCCTGCTCGTTGACGAGGGGCTCCTGCAGGGTATTCCCCTCCAGGACTTGCACCTCAAGGTCATCCAACCCGCCCAGTACGAGATTGGCCGCCTCTGGCAGGAGAACCACATCTCCGTGGCCCAGGAGCACCTGGCCACTGCCATCTCGCAGCTGGCCTTGTCGCACCTTTACCGCCACCTGCCGAGGGATCCCTCCAACGGAAAGGTGATCATGCTATCGTGCGTGGAAGGAGAGCTGCACGAGGTGGGGGCGCGCATGGCCGCGGACTTCTTGGAAATGGCCGGCTTTGACGTGCGGTTCCTGGGCGCCAACGTGCCCAGCCACCACCTGGTGCGCATGGTGCGCGAGCAGACGCCGGATCTGCTCGCCCTCTCCGTCACGATGACCTACCACCTGCCGGCCCTGCGCGACGCGGTGGCCGTGGTGCGCGAGGCCGTTCCCCATCTGCCCATCGCCGTGGGGGGACTGGCCTTCAGCTGGGTGCCCGGCCTCGAGAAAGAGCTCGACGTCGCCTTCTTCGGAAAGGACGCGCGCGAGCTGGTCGCCTCGGCCTGCAAGACGCTGGGAGTCTGA
- a CDS encoding GNAT family N-acetyltransferase gives MTDAELAARLRTNLLGFKRLQASGTPAWNLNLPGLWASVRPAVPRVLYLQQVFFWDTGALAASLHTLEAFFEGHGIPAWRVQVPSGEPEAEHVLRQAGYRHEDAFQAMGLAFAQGPAAAPPSLPVEPVRTLEELIPFSAGIFGSDAGLQPWHLHPPAALHALVLRGEGRVLACGLSLDEGDTAGIYLVATAPEARRQGLASEVMRGLLTAARGRGLAAAVLQSTPLGHGVYQRLGFRTVGRWTNWVRRQAPPLPATGQE, from the coding sequence GTGACGGATGCGGAACTCGCCGCGCGGCTGCGCACCAACCTCCTGGGCTTCAAGCGCCTGCAGGCCTCGGGCACCCCGGCCTGGAACCTGAACCTGCCAGGGCTCTGGGCGTCTGTCCGCCCGGCCGTGCCCCGGGTGCTCTACCTGCAACAGGTCTTCTTCTGGGACACGGGGGCGCTGGCCGCCTCGCTGCACACCCTCGAGGCCTTCTTCGAGGGCCACGGCATTCCCGCCTGGCGCGTGCAGGTGCCCTCCGGTGAGCCCGAGGCCGAGCACGTCCTGCGCCAGGCGGGCTACCGCCACGAGGACGCGTTCCAGGCCATGGGGCTGGCCTTCGCGCAGGGGCCCGCCGCCGCCCCGCCGAGCCTCCCCGTGGAGCCGGTCCGCACGCTGGAGGAGCTCATCCCGTTCAGCGCCGGCATCTTCGGCTCCGACGCGGGCCTCCAGCCCTGGCACCTCCACCCTCCCGCGGCGCTGCATGCCCTCGTCCTGCGCGGCGAGGGCCGGGTGCTCGCCTGTGGCCTGTCCTTGGACGAGGGCGACACGGCGGGCATCTACCTCGTGGCCACCGCCCCGGAGGCCCGCCGCCAGGGGCTCGCCTCCGAGGTGATGCGCGGCCTGCTCACCGCCGCGCGGGGCCGGGGGCTCGCCGCGGCCGTGCTCCAGTCCACCCCGCTGGGCCACGGCGTCTACCAGCGCCTGGGGTTCCGGACCGTGGGCCGCTGGACCAACTGGGTCCGCCGTCAGGCCCCCCCTCTCCCAGCCACCGGACAGGAATGA
- the mobB gene encoding molybdopterin-guanine dinucleotide biosynthesis protein B, producing the protein MSAPPAVSIMGGSGMGKTTLVERLLPALRGQGLRVGVVKHSSDPHPLHRENSDTARFEQAEAAFVAFATPAGVQLTVREPPSSALLPLLERFGDTVDLVLVEGWKNGPLPKLEVWREGHGPLLAAGRPEVMAIVTDAPALPEGAPPGARRFGLEDVQGLAVFIARWARERTQVDRQ; encoded by the coding sequence ATGAGCGCGCCCCCGGCGGTGAGCATCATGGGCGGCTCGGGCATGGGGAAGACCACGCTGGTGGAGCGGTTGCTGCCAGCGCTCCGGGGCCAGGGGTTGCGCGTGGGGGTGGTGAAACACTCCTCGGACCCGCACCCGCTGCACCGGGAGAACAGCGACACGGCCCGCTTCGAGCAAGCGGAGGCGGCCTTCGTGGCCTTCGCCACCCCGGCGGGGGTGCAGCTCACCGTGCGCGAGCCCCCTTCGAGCGCCCTGCTGCCCCTGCTGGAGCGCTTCGGGGACACGGTGGACCTGGTGCTGGTGGAGGGCTGGAAGAACGGGCCGCTGCCCAAGCTGGAGGTGTGGCGCGAGGGCCACGGGCCGCTGCTGGCGGCCGGGCGGCCGGAGGTGATGGCCATCGTCACGGATGCGCCGGCGCTTCCGGAAGGAGCGCCCCCCGGGGCGAGACGGTTTGGCCTGGAGGATGTGCAGGGGCTGGCGGTGTTCATCGCGCGGTGGGCGCGGGAGAGGACTCAAGTTGATCGACAATAA